One Streptomyces sp. R28 DNA window includes the following coding sequences:
- a CDS encoding RHS repeat domain-containing protein has product MRSPHPCPANAPTAPPVTGQPLGKPADDSTGLTHVGAREYDPSIGQFISIDPLLTLDQHQSLNGYVYANNTPVTTSDPSGLGVCMQDGPCGSVDAVQEYEKKRKEKYPELYDAGGTASTDSSGQTMWNSDGQVLSCAYGHCIGNVDVHLNLGNNRDTFHGPQPEFGLREFIRWAIEGPVCNPGYPCENMLIGVAPIGPGSGGRPGQKGPSGPEAPLSKGRVQQLSGDAYEVALMNRFGGKPGSDGKPGFKVGKRKFDGRYTPEGSSREVWYEAKSGKYWERLNEDADEMLRFKSKLGESRRIAVENGADFRVVSENPIPQNMQNYFQKKGFEWEVVPRG; this is encoded by the coding sequence CTGAGATCACCCCACCCATGCCCCGCCAACGCACCAACCGCCCCACCGGTTACGGGACAACCTCTAGGCAAGCCGGCCGACGATTCGACAGGGTTGACCCACGTCGGTGCGCGTGAATACGACCCGAGCATCGGGCAGTTCATCAGCATCGACCCGCTGCTCACCTTGGACCAGCACCAGTCACTCAACGGCTACGTCTATGCGAACAACACCCCGGTGACCACGAGCGATCCTTCCGGGCTTGGGGTGTGCATGCAAGATGGGCCCTGCGGCAGCGTCGATGCTGTCCAAGAGTACGAGAAGAAGCGTAAAGAAAAGTATCCGGAGCTCTACGACGCCGGGGGGACGGCGAGCACCGACAGCTCCGGGCAGACCATGTGGAACAGCGACGGGCAAGTCCTGTCATGCGCTTATGGGCACTGCATCGGAAACGTCGATGTCCATCTGAACCTGGGAAACAATCGCGATACCTTCCATGGTCCGCAACCAGAATTCGGCCTCAGGGAATTCATTCGGTGGGCTATTGAGGGTCCTGTATGTAACCCTGGATATCCCTGCGAGAACATGTTGATCGGGGTTGCTCCGATTGGTCCAGGTTCTGGCGGTCGACCCGGGCAAAAGGGTCCGAGTGGGCCAGAGGCTCCTCTTTCCAAAGGCCGTGTGCAACAACTGAGTGGGGACGCCTACGAAGTGGCTCTAATGAACCGCTTCGGTGGAAAGCCAGGTTCGGACGGAAAGCCCGGATTTAAAGTAGGGAAAAGGAAATTCGACGGCCGCTACACCCCTGAAGGATCTTCCCGGGAGGTGTGGTATGAAGCAAAGAGTGGAAAATACTGGGAGCGCCTGAATGAGGACGCTGACGAAATGCTCAGATTCAAGTCGAAACTTGGCGAGTCGCGTCGCATTGCGGTGGAGAATGGTGCAGATTTCCGGGTGGTCTCTGAGAATCCGATCCCGCAGAACATGCAGAATTACTTCCAGAAGAAGGGGTTTGAATGGGAGGTTGTCCCGCGGGGGTAG
- a CDS encoding DeoR/GlpR family DNA-binding transcription regulator gives MLAERRHQIILRALRSGGTASVADLAEQLDSSAATIRRDLLKLEADGLLIRVHGGAVIDEERAPFNDAAEVLVAEKDAIAAQAATMIEDGQSIILDSGTTVHRLALQLHSRRLTVITNNLAVYDELIGDENIDLMLLGGMVIRESRMLDGFMAEDNLRQVHADWLFMGACGLRPGGQVMDTTVAEVPARRAMIAAGDKVVLLADKSKFPGTGMVKICGPEDLDALITNASEDDATCMALREAGVKVIPTAPATVGG, from the coding sequence GTGCTGGCTGAACGACGACACCAAATCATCTTGCGGGCCCTACGTTCCGGCGGCACCGCCTCCGTGGCCGACCTCGCCGAGCAGCTTGACTCCAGCGCGGCGACCATCCGTCGTGACCTCCTCAAGTTGGAGGCAGACGGGCTACTCATCCGTGTCCATGGTGGAGCGGTCATCGACGAGGAGCGAGCTCCCTTCAACGATGCTGCTGAGGTTCTGGTGGCGGAGAAGGACGCCATTGCCGCCCAAGCGGCCACGATGATCGAGGACGGTCAGTCGATCATTCTCGACAGCGGTACAACGGTCCACCGGCTGGCACTTCAACTGCACAGTCGTCGACTTACCGTGATCACCAACAACCTCGCCGTGTATGACGAGCTCATCGGCGACGAGAACATCGACCTGATGCTGCTCGGGGGCATGGTCATCCGTGAGTCACGCATGCTGGACGGTTTCATGGCGGAGGACAATCTCCGCCAAGTTCACGCCGACTGGTTGTTCATGGGTGCTTGTGGCCTCCGCCCCGGGGGCCAGGTCATGGACACCACCGTGGCCGAGGTGCCCGCCCGACGCGCCATGATTGCCGCCGGCGACAAGGTGGTGCTCCTGGCCGACAAGAGCAAGTTCCCGGGAACCGGCATGGTGAAGATCTGCGGCCCCGAAGACCTGGACGCGCTTATCACCAACGCATCGGAAGACGACGCGACCTGTATGGCCCTGCGCGAGGCCGGCGTGAAAGTAATACCGACGGCTCCGGCCACAGTCGGCGGCTAA
- a CDS encoding prenyltransferase/squalene oxidase repeat-containing protein has protein sequence MNSLAVLRSSRDALAHYVLSQLGADGSIRGRCRSRRLESALFLALLKQENAAPDMQARLTRYLLDSSHSNPLDALLAASVHSRPNDRAEQFISSFDHLTGMRKKILLQTLFEILGLIRHSIDTRPVDEHFPETRTPAGELMLTAIKILRARGDRQHCIHLVQQLERGSTQTIWEGYTLAHLVALHAVAAIHPGHPLIARGIRAISSVQNADGGIPAMVGHDVFFTALGGQALAALEIDPQATRAMQEFVSCHQNENGGWPYTEKTRQTDVDTTSWCLSLLRAAPDATYATQINASEKYLEQIADPAGGFPTYLPGHRPEAEMTANAIMALTPPRRPLTSSLSKAIEFLIGSQTDEGAWPENWATSEPLLICQATLALRSGEGAPIQQAIDYACHRLIKTQRPDGGWGTNPASPSDPNSTSNAVAALITHRPKEQGVMRTATEWLAERQNADGSFDGPSDQVGPRPFRYNFPILTNLRVLSALSRGLGKAP, from the coding sequence ATGAACAGCCTCGCAGTACTGCGATCAAGCCGGGACGCGCTCGCCCACTACGTACTCAGCCAACTCGGTGCGGACGGTTCCATTCGCGGCCGGTGTCGTAGTCGTCGGCTCGAGTCGGCACTGTTTCTAGCGCTCCTGAAGCAGGAGAACGCCGCGCCGGATATGCAAGCGCGGCTCACCAGGTATCTGCTGGACAGCTCGCACTCGAATCCACTCGACGCTCTACTGGCGGCATCGGTGCATTCCCGCCCCAACGACAGGGCCGAACAGTTCATATCCTCATTCGACCACCTTACCGGGATGCGAAAAAAGATACTGCTCCAAACGCTCTTCGAGATCTTAGGGCTGATACGGCACAGCATAGATACTCGTCCGGTAGACGAGCACTTCCCGGAGACCCGTACGCCAGCAGGTGAGCTCATGCTGACCGCCATCAAGATTCTTCGGGCGCGCGGCGACAGACAACACTGCATACACCTTGTCCAGCAGTTGGAGCGCGGCAGCACCCAGACGATCTGGGAGGGTTACACCCTGGCCCACCTGGTGGCCTTGCACGCAGTGGCGGCTATTCATCCAGGCCACCCCCTAATAGCCCGGGGCATCAGGGCCATTTCCTCCGTGCAGAACGCCGATGGCGGGATCCCGGCGATGGTCGGGCATGACGTCTTCTTCACCGCTCTCGGCGGTCAAGCCCTGGCTGCATTGGAAATCGACCCGCAAGCAACACGCGCTATGCAGGAATTCGTCTCGTGCCATCAGAACGAGAACGGCGGCTGGCCTTACACAGAGAAAACTCGCCAGACGGATGTCGACACCACCTCTTGGTGCCTTTCCCTGCTGCGTGCCGCACCGGATGCCACATACGCGACTCAGATCAACGCCTCAGAGAAGTACCTGGAACAGATCGCAGACCCTGCGGGTGGATTCCCGACCTACCTGCCCGGGCATCGGCCAGAGGCAGAGATGACCGCCAATGCCATCATGGCACTCACGCCACCCCGAAGGCCGCTCACTTCCAGCCTGTCCAAGGCCATAGAATTCCTGATTGGCAGTCAGACCGACGAGGGAGCCTGGCCCGAGAACTGGGCCACCAGTGAACCCCTTCTGATCTGTCAGGCCACGCTGGCGCTCAGGTCCGGTGAAGGAGCGCCGATACAGCAGGCTATTGACTATGCCTGCCACCGCCTCATCAAGACCCAACGCCCGGATGGCGGGTGGGGAACCAACCCGGCAAGCCCCAGCGACCCCAACAGCACATCGAACGCTGTCGCCGCGCTGATCACACACCGCCCAAAGGAACAGGGTGTGATGCGAACGGCTACTGAGTGGCTGGCGGAGCGGCAGAATGCCGACGGCAGCTTCGACGGCCCCTCCGACCAGGTAGGCCCTCGACCCTTCAGATACAACTTCCCGATCCTCACCAACCTCCGTGTCCTCTCGGCACTCTCCCGCGGGTTAGGCAAAGCTCCCTAA
- a CDS encoding DUF4241 domain-containing protein: protein MIFDSLDVSYGEMWGSQRGMTHPDPMSRAVAARRHAAGMDYAVLLSARERPLALVEYWPRRMWRVYLFDDRSWRMQMIDLKPHSTGMLLAHRNTRWQFSNEQEHSSGKWDVQETTTVSADGQVEVRSEFAGPRGASTEPLHARTSGPSNVPVRRFPAPVESFLCPVPEFGDWQVFAPFLAQQGHKPATTVVLSDVSVDEGSGPLRAARIEQLFSPGACDTPDGPAVVEPVDAGLLRITSGQLAVSDPGWIGETPRTVAVPPGEFPVTLSLLRTTRGAGVAAARVTFLDIPPREWEMALRPDEDLGLLGEGQFYGVGVDTGTVAFMDATRTVIEDQLDEDLFIPLDSHFTVELPSTEPEPNLIAFRAGRGDGAYPVWIGRTDAGQVGCVVVDFQLHSADGGE, encoded by the coding sequence GTGATCTTCGACAGTCTTGATGTGTCGTACGGCGAAATGTGGGGTTCCCAGCGGGGAATGACCCATCCGGACCCGATGTCGCGCGCGGTCGCGGCACGCAGACATGCTGCCGGGATGGATTACGCGGTTCTGCTGTCCGCGCGGGAGCGACCGCTGGCACTGGTCGAATACTGGCCGCGCCGGATGTGGCGTGTGTATCTGTTCGACGACAGGTCCTGGCGCATGCAGATGATCGACCTCAAGCCGCACAGCACAGGGATGTTGTTGGCTCACCGGAACACCCGATGGCAGTTTTCCAACGAGCAGGAGCACTCGTCCGGGAAGTGGGATGTTCAGGAGACCACGACCGTCTCGGCCGACGGGCAGGTCGAGGTGAGGTCCGAGTTCGCCGGGCCGAGGGGAGCGTCGACGGAGCCACTGCACGCTCGAACATCCGGCCCGTCGAACGTCCCAGTGCGGCGGTTCCCGGCGCCCGTCGAAAGCTTCCTCTGCCCCGTACCGGAATTCGGCGACTGGCAGGTGTTCGCGCCGTTCCTCGCCCAGCAGGGCCACAAGCCCGCCACGACCGTAGTCCTGAGCGACGTGTCGGTGGACGAAGGATCGGGACCGCTGCGTGCCGCCAGAATTGAGCAACTGTTCAGTCCGGGCGCGTGCGACACTCCGGATGGGCCGGCCGTCGTCGAGCCCGTTGACGCCGGCCTGCTGCGGATCACGTCAGGGCAGCTGGCGGTCTCGGACCCCGGCTGGATCGGAGAGACCCCGCGGACCGTCGCTGTGCCACCGGGCGAGTTCCCGGTCACGCTGTCGCTTTTGCGCACGACACGCGGGGCCGGTGTCGCTGCGGCCAGGGTGACGTTCCTGGACATCCCGCCCCGCGAGTGGGAAATGGCCCTCCGGCCCGACGAGGACCTGGGGCTGCTCGGCGAGGGCCAGTTCTACGGGGTTGGCGTGGATACCGGCACAGTGGCTTTCATGGATGCGACTCGGACGGTGATCGAAGACCAGCTGGACGAGGACCTGTTCATACCCCTCGACAGCCATTTCACCGTCGAACTGCCCAGCACGGAGCCCGAGCCGAACCTCATCGCCTTCCGTGCCGGCCGGGGCGACGGGGCCTATCCCGTCTGGATCGGCCGCACCGATGCCGGACAGGTTGGTTGCGTCGTCGTCGACTTCCAGCTCCATTCCGCCGACGGCGGAGAGTAA
- a CDS encoding IS5 family transposase, whose product MTDAEWAEVRPLLPVPGWMRGRGGRPEGYCHRALPDAIRYLVDNGIKWRAMPADFPPWDRVYAFFRRWRDHALVREFHDRLRAQVRERLGRDAEPTAGVIDSQSVNADAVVGADSRGFDGGKLVNGRKRHVVVDTLGLLLGVMVTSADVGDRAAAQVLLRQVADAHHLLELVWADGGYTGSLVEYCLATFALVLAIVKRSDDMRGFVVLPKRWIVERLFAHLMRTRRPARDFERRTTSAEVMIYWSMTLLMTRRPARSPRGRA is encoded by the coding sequence ATGACGGACGCGGAGTGGGCCGAGGTCCGGCCGCTGTTGCCGGTGCCGGGGTGGATGCGCGGGCGGGGTGGCCGGCCGGAGGGATACTGCCACCGCGCGCTGCCGGACGCGATCCGGTATCTCGTGGACAACGGGATCAAGTGGCGTGCGATGCCGGCCGACTTCCCGCCGTGGGACCGGGTGTATGCCTTCTTCCGCCGCTGGCGCGACCACGCCCTGGTCAGGGAGTTCCATGACCGGCTGCGCGCCCAGGTCCGCGAGCGGCTGGGCCGGGACGCGGAGCCGACGGCCGGCGTGATCGACTCGCAGTCGGTCAACGCGGACGCCGTCGTCGGCGCCGACAGCCGCGGCTTCGACGGCGGCAAGCTGGTCAACGGGCGCAAGCGGCACGTTGTGGTCGACACCCTCGGCCTGCTGCTCGGCGTGATGGTCACGAGCGCGGATGTCGGCGACCGCGCCGCCGCCCAAGTCCTGCTGCGCCAAGTCGCCGACGCCCACCACCTGCTGGAACTGGTCTGGGCCGACGGCGGCTACACCGGCAGCCTCGTCGAATACTGCCTGGCCACGTTCGCGCTGGTGTTGGCGATCGTCAAGCGCAGCGATGACATGCGCGGCTTCGTGGTACTGCCCAAGCGGTGGATCGTCGAGCGTCTCTTCGCCCACCTGATGCGCACCCGCCGCCCGGCGCGCGACTTCGAACGCCGCACCACCAGCGCCGAGGTGATGATCTACTGGTCGATGACTCTGCTCATGACCCGCCGGCCGGCCCGCTCACCCCGCGGGCGGGCGTGA
- a CDS encoding transposase, producing MGGVISADDPKWIEPFSGLTEVQFARLVALVRRRGGDVQRGRPWRLPLEDRVLLVATYWRTNLTLRQVAPLFGVSKSAADRILDHLAPLLALSPARRPRKDTVYIVDGTLVPTRDRSIAASSKNYRYSTNLQVVIDANSRLVVAIGLPLPGSRNDCRAFTESGVDRACRGAPTIADGGYQGTGLLIPHRKRRGQTHLSPRQEAENAVHRRARARVEHALSRLKNWKILRDCRLKGNGVHQAMLGIARLHNLALTG from the coding sequence ATGGGTGGGGTGATCTCAGCGGATGATCCGAAGTGGATCGAGCCGTTCTCCGGGCTGACCGAGGTGCAGTTCGCCAGGCTGGTGGCGTTGGTACGGCGTCGCGGTGGTGACGTTCAGCGCGGCCGTCCCTGGCGGCTGCCGCTGGAGGACCGGGTGTTGCTGGTGGCCACGTACTGGCGCACGAACCTGACGTTGCGGCAGGTGGCGCCGCTGTTCGGGGTCTCGAAGTCCGCGGCCGACCGCATCCTCGATCACCTCGCACCGCTGCTGGCCCTCTCGCCGGCCCGCCGGCCGCGCAAGGACACCGTCTACATCGTCGACGGCACCCTGGTGCCCACCCGGGACCGGAGCATCGCCGCCTCCAGCAAAAACTATCGCTACTCGACCAACCTGCAGGTCGTGATCGACGCCAACAGCCGCCTGGTCGTGGCGATCGGCCTCCCGCTGCCCGGCAGCCGCAACGACTGCCGAGCCTTCACCGAGTCCGGTGTCGACCGGGCCTGCCGCGGAGCCCCGACCATCGCCGACGGCGGCTACCAGGGCACCGGTCTGCTCATCCCGCACCGCAAACGACGCGGTCAGACGCACCTCAGCCCACGGCAGGAAGCGGAGAATGCCGTCCACCGACGGGCGCGAGCGCGGGTGGAACACGCCCTGTCCCGGCTGAAGAACTGGAAGATCCTGCGGGACTGCCGGCTCAAGGGCAACGGCGTTCACCAGGCCATGCTCGGCATCGCCCGGCTCCACAACCTGGCCCTCACCGGATAA
- a CDS encoding terpene synthase family protein, with product MTKTDPAAQSSRRAGVIQLPPLYCPIPPATHPEASAIDAATFAFMDAFHLADGPRHRARLAAGMQGFAGRLAPRGDRAAVQLLSDLLIWIFSFDDVTEGPLSRRPGELMLTVAQLRRVLDVPEARISDSPTAAALHDIRTRLLAVAPGWVSSWTEAMRGYLFTEACLASMAADDVKPSLNDYVALRMHAGGALAVTQLVLAANGRLDPRPASDQRVAALMEMAASISIWDSDICSFPKECERGQHDHNLIEVLRRTRGDSLQGAYAAAIRLRDRTMCRFLSLGALGTGAAPHADRYAQSLGHYIRGSLDWCLSTVRYRFGEGSPTTGMQTPILVSSMCSETPTDNSPRPPDIDSIAWWWSDHLVSGPEPSDDTEQ from the coding sequence ATGACTAAGACAGATCCTGCCGCGCAGTCCAGTAGGCGAGCCGGGGTGATTCAACTGCCGCCGTTGTACTGTCCCATCCCACCAGCAACGCATCCCGAGGCATCCGCGATAGATGCCGCCACGTTCGCTTTCATGGACGCCTTCCACCTCGCCGACGGACCACGTCACCGAGCCCGCCTGGCAGCGGGTATGCAAGGGTTTGCCGGTCGCCTTGCTCCGCGCGGCGACCGCGCGGCGGTGCAGCTGCTCAGCGACCTGCTGATCTGGATCTTCTCGTTCGACGACGTCACTGAGGGTCCACTCTCGCGCCGTCCCGGCGAACTCATGCTGACAGTCGCACAGTTGCGGCGCGTCCTTGATGTGCCAGAGGCGCGGATCAGCGACAGTCCCACCGCGGCGGCACTCCACGACATCCGCACGCGGCTGCTGGCTGTCGCGCCGGGGTGGGTGAGCAGTTGGACCGAAGCGATGCGCGGCTACCTCTTCACCGAGGCTTGTCTGGCCTCCATGGCTGCCGACGACGTGAAGCCGAGTTTGAATGACTACGTCGCACTGCGCATGCATGCAGGCGGAGCGCTCGCCGTGACGCAACTCGTTCTGGCAGCAAACGGCCGACTAGACCCAAGGCCCGCATCGGATCAGCGCGTCGCAGCCCTCATGGAAATGGCGGCCTCGATCTCCATCTGGGATAGCGACATCTGTTCCTTTCCCAAGGAATGCGAGCGCGGACAGCACGATCACAACCTGATCGAAGTGCTGCGCCGTACGCGTGGTGACTCGCTCCAGGGCGCCTACGCCGCCGCTATCCGACTGCGTGACCGCACCATGTGCCGTTTCCTGAGTCTCGGCGCGCTTGGAACTGGGGCAGCACCCCATGCGGACCGGTACGCACAAAGCCTGGGCCACTACATCCGCGGCTCCCTCGATTGGTGCCTGAGCACGGTTCGTTACCGCTTTGGCGAGGGCAGTCCCACCACCGGCATGCAGACTCCCATCCTGGTGAGCTCGATGTGCTCGGAAACTCCTACCGACAATTCCCCGCGTCCCCCGGACATCGACTCCATCGCCTGGTGGTGGTCTGACCACCTCGTATCTGGACCCGAGCCATCTGATGACACGGAACAGTAG
- a CDS encoding RNA polymerase sigma factor, whose protein sequence is MTETVEIRPENAAALAALYLTHREEFTAKAAQLLRVRGIPEAVVGAEDLVQMVFENALRTPQVLREPRAYLYTALRREVGHRAERLHQEREWEATHQREENPDASPGPDVGAVVTDRVVVRDAVRRLPEQQRAAVVATKMFDFTQQETAQLMKRHPGTVAVHVARAVGMLALYLTPGVAIIVVCALVPMLGGSHLAIFLLSDLAYLWAIRDHMDRSETVQKIKRLVMSDAITFRTERVSPWYGSTGETILVCRHEATGKEMWVLLPEVKIMGERPMLRARAASALR, encoded by the coding sequence GTGACTGAGACCGTGGAAATCCGGCCGGAGAACGCCGCGGCGCTGGCTGCCTTGTACCTCACCCACCGGGAGGAGTTCACCGCCAAGGCTGCCCAACTGCTGCGCGTCCGCGGCATCCCCGAGGCCGTGGTCGGCGCGGAGGACCTGGTGCAGATGGTGTTCGAGAACGCCCTGCGCACCCCGCAGGTGCTGCGCGAACCGCGCGCCTACCTCTACACCGCGCTGCGGCGCGAGGTCGGGCACCGGGCAGAGCGGCTGCACCAGGAGCGGGAGTGGGAGGCCACGCACCAGCGGGAGGAGAACCCCGATGCCTCGCCCGGCCCGGATGTCGGTGCCGTCGTCACCGATCGCGTCGTGGTCCGGGACGCGGTGCGAAGGCTGCCCGAACAACAGCGCGCGGCGGTGGTGGCGACCAAGATGTTCGACTTCACCCAGCAGGAGACGGCGCAGCTGATGAAGCGGCACCCGGGTACGGTCGCGGTGCACGTCGCGAGGGCGGTCGGCATGCTGGCCCTCTACCTGACGCCCGGCGTGGCCATCATCGTCGTCTGTGCGCTGGTGCCGATGCTTGGGGGCTCGCACCTCGCAATCTTCCTCCTGTCCGACTTGGCGTACCTGTGGGCGATCCGGGACCACATGGACCGGAGCGAGACGGTCCAAAAGATCAAGAGGCTGGTGATGAGCGATGCGATCACGTTCAGGACGGAGAGGGTGTCGCCCTGGTACGGCTCCACAGGGGAAACGATCTTGGTGTGTCGCCACGAGGCAACCGGCAAGGAGATGTGGGTGCTGTTGCCCGAAGTCAAGATCATGGGGGAGCGCCCCATGCTGAGGGCAAGAGCGGCGAGTGCCCTCCGCTGA
- a CDS encoding IS5 family transposase (programmed frameshift) gives MGTSPWIVSDELWGHLEPLLPQRERRFRYPGRRALPDRDVLCGILYVLHTGIQWEYLPQDLGFGLGMTCWRRLRDWNEAGVWQRLHEVLLAELNAGSRLDWSRCVVDSPRPGAKRGSQTGPSPVDRGRAGSKHHLITDGYGTPLAVLLTGGNRNDVTQLLPLLDAIPPVRGRVGRPRRKPDSLFADRGYDHDIYRGQVRARGIVPAIARRGTRHGTGLGTYRWVVERSFAWLHGFRRLRIRWERRADIHEAFLKLACCLISHRQLNSLR, from the exons GTGGGGACATCGCCGTGGATCGTGTCGGATGAGCTGTGGGGCCACCTGGAGCCGCTGTTGCCACAGCGTGAGCGGCGCTTCCGGTATCCAGGGCGCAGGGCCTTGCCCGACCGGGACGTGCTGTGCGGGATCCTGTACGTGCTACACACCGGGATCCAGTGGGAGTACCTGCCGCAGGACCTCGGTTTCGGCTTGGGCATGACGTGTTGGCGCCGCCTACGGGACTGGAACGAAGCCGGTGTCTGGCAACGACTGCACGAGGTCCTGCTCGCCGAGCTAAACGCAGGCTCACGTCTGGACTGGTCCCGCTGCGTGGTCGACTCC CCACGTCCGGGCGCTAAAAGGGGGAGCCAGACAGGCCCGTCACCGGTCGACCGGGGGCGGGCGGGCTCGAAGCACCACTTGATCACCGATGGATACGGCACGCCGCTAGCGGTCCTGTTGACCGGCGGCAACCGCAACGATGTCACGCAGCTGCTGCCCCTGCTCGATGCGATCCCGCCGGTCCGCGGACGAGTTGGCCGGCCCCGCCGCAAGCCCGACTCGCTCTTTGCCGACCGTGGCTACGACCACGACATCTACCGCGGCCAAGTCCGCGCTCGCGGCATCGTGCCCGCGATCGCCCGCCGCGGCACCCGGCATGGCACCGGGCTGGGCACCTACCGCTGGGTCGTGGAGAGGAGTTTTGCCTGGCTGCACGGCTTCCGGCGCCTTCGGATCCGCTGGGAACGACGAGCCGACATCCACGAGGCGTTCCTCAAACTGGCCTGCTGCCTCATCTCCCACCGGCAGCTGAACTCGTTGCGCTAG
- a CDS encoding DUF402 domain-containing protein produces the protein MRSFETGQTVVRRDVHRPGHVWSEHALRVVADTSEALVAACPPGAETRWPALYVKARGDGDRAVRTEAFDAMASGVGELAAAVWQETELLLWKPPTAWFSVNAFYTAGGLRNWYVNFERPTTRTGDGFDTFDLTVDLVVDPDLTSWQWKDEDEYAHVRRLGIVTDTEHQAVDAARDQALAMLEERSGPFADAASWSAWRWNPAWPAPTLPRPAAAGQRVALTGG, from the coding sequence GTGCGCAGCTTCGAGACGGGACAGACGGTCGTACGGCGCGACGTGCACCGCCCCGGCCACGTGTGGAGCGAGCACGCACTGCGCGTCGTCGCCGACACGAGCGAGGCCCTGGTGGCGGCCTGTCCGCCAGGAGCAGAGACCCGCTGGCCCGCCCTGTACGTCAAGGCCCGTGGGGACGGCGACCGTGCGGTGCGCACCGAGGCGTTCGACGCGATGGCGAGTGGCGTGGGGGAGCTGGCGGCCGCGGTGTGGCAGGAGACCGAGCTGCTGCTGTGGAAGCCGCCGACGGCGTGGTTCAGCGTCAACGCCTTCTACACCGCCGGCGGGCTGCGGAACTGGTACGTGAACTTCGAGCGCCCCACCACTCGGACCGGCGATGGGTTCGACACCTTCGACCTCACCGTGGACCTGGTCGTCGACCCCGACCTGACCAGCTGGCAGTGGAAGGACGAAGACGAGTACGCGCACGTCCGGCGGCTCGGAATCGTCACCGACACCGAACACCAAGCCGTGGACGCTGCCCGCGACCAGGCCCTCGCGATGCTCGAGGAACGCTCTGGCCCGTTCGCCGACGCCGCCTCGTGGTCGGCCTGGCGGTGGAACCCGGCCTGGCCCGCCCCGACACTTCCACGCCCCGCGGCGGCCGGACAGAGGGTTGCACTGACAGGCGGCTGA